One segment of Nostoc flagelliforme CCNUN1 DNA contains the following:
- a CDS encoding histidine phosphatase family protein, whose protein sequence is MSQIVWIARHANRLDFVNPDWFLTAERRYDPPLSDDGMVQAQQLARRFKGENIGHIFASPFLRTVQTANAVAEMLNLPIKLETGLSEWLNPVWMTEEPERLSTPALAKLFPRIDTSYTSRIAAKFPETHEKVRERSGQTARCLATEFFPEDILLVAHGASVLGGAMGLVGEIAKTEVKASLCSLVKVVRQEPEWLLELTGDTSHLTHIEEVIRFA, encoded by the coding sequence ATGAGTCAAATAGTTTGGATAGCAAGACACGCTAACCGCCTCGATTTCGTAAACCCTGATTGGTTTCTCACCGCCGAACGACGCTACGATCCACCCTTGTCTGATGATGGTATGGTGCAGGCACAACAGTTAGCTAGACGATTTAAAGGAGAAAATATTGGTCATATTTTCGCATCTCCTTTCCTGCGAACCGTACAGACGGCAAACGCAGTTGCAGAAATGCTCAACTTACCAATCAAACTCGAAACAGGCTTGAGTGAATGGCTAAATCCAGTTTGGATGACAGAAGAACCCGAAAGACTCTCAACTCCAGCATTAGCAAAGTTATTCCCTAGAATTGACACCAGCTATACTTCGCGCATCGCTGCCAAATTTCCTGAAACTCACGAAAAAGTGCGAGAACGTTCTGGGCAAACTGCGAGATGTTTAGCTACTGAGTTCTTCCCAGAGGATATCCTGCTAGTGGCACATGGTGCATCTGTGTTGGGGGGAGCAATGGGGTTAGTGGGGGAAATTGCCAAAACAGAAGTTAAAGCTTCTTTATGTTCCTTGGTAAAAGTGGTACGCCAGGAACCAGAATGGTTATTAGAACTAACGGGAGATACTTCCCATTTAACCCACATAGAAGAAGTTATTCGATTTGCTTAA
- a CDS encoding glucokinase translates to MTLLLAGDIGGTKTILQLVETSDSSAIHTIYQESYHSADFPDLVPIVQQFLVKANTPIPEKACFAIAGPIVKNTAKLTNLAWFLDTERLEEELGIPHISLINDFAAVGYGISGLQKQDLLTLQVGKPQPETPIGIIGAGTGLGQGFLIKQGNDYQVFPSEGGHADFAPRNEIEFQLLRYLLGKHDIQRLSVERVVSGMGIVAIYQFLRDRKFAAESPDIAQIVRTWEQEAGQEEKSVDPGAVIGTAALEKRDRLCEQTLQLFIEAYGAEAGNLALKLLPYGGLYIAGGIAPKILPLIQNNGFLLNFTQKGRMRRLLEEIPVYVILNPQVGLIGAALCAARL, encoded by the coding sequence ATGACTTTGTTACTAGCAGGAGACATCGGCGGTACGAAAACTATTCTGCAATTGGTTGAAACATCAGATTCATCAGCAATACATACTATTTATCAGGAAAGTTACCACAGTGCCGATTTTCCTGATTTAGTACCGATAGTGCAGCAGTTTTTAGTCAAAGCTAATACACCTATACCAGAAAAGGCTTGTTTTGCGATCGCAGGCCCCATTGTCAAAAATACTGCCAAACTGACCAATTTAGCCTGGTTCCTAGATACCGAACGTTTAGAAGAAGAATTGGGTATCCCGCATATTTCTTTGATTAACGACTTCGCCGCCGTTGGCTATGGCATTTCAGGTTTACAAAAACAAGACTTGCTGACGTTGCAAGTTGGCAAACCTCAACCCGAAACCCCCATTGGAATTATTGGCGCTGGTACTGGCTTAGGACAAGGATTTTTAATTAAACAGGGAAACGACTATCAAGTGTTTCCATCAGAAGGTGGACACGCTGACTTTGCCCCTCGGAACGAGATAGAGTTTCAACTGTTGAGATACCTGTTGGGTAAACATGATATCCAGCGCCTTTCTGTGGAACGCGTGGTTTCTGGAATGGGAATTGTGGCAATTTACCAATTTCTGCGCGATCGCAAATTTGCCGCCGAATCACCAGATATTGCTCAAATTGTCAGAACTTGGGAACAAGAAGCTGGACAAGAAGAGAAAAGTGTTGATCCTGGTGCTGTCATTGGTACAGCCGCACTAGAAAAACGCGATCGCCTCTGTGAACAAACTTTGCAATTATTTATAGAGGCTTACGGTGCAGAAGCTGGCAATCTTGCCCTTAAACTCCTACCTTACGGTGGCTTATACATTGCTGGTGGAATTGCGCCCAAAATCCTGCCCTTAATTCAAAACAATGGTTTCTTATTAAACTTCACCCAAAAAGGTAGGATGCGCCGCCTCCTTGAAGAGATCCCTGTGTATGTTATCCTCAACCCGCAAGTGGGGCTAATAGGTGCTGCTTTATGTGCTGCTAGGTTATAA
- a CDS encoding ABC transporter permease, producing MNFLESIQMAGKTLLSNKLRSALTMLGIVIGNASVIAMIGIGEGGQRYVNKQLESLGPNVLFVLPGNRETQRISFEVPKTLVLQDAEAIASQVPTVVGVAPELNRRQVVVYRNRNTDVNIIGTTPSFLSVRDFETAKGRFFSEVDIKGSNQVVVLGGDLAEKLFGNSNAIGQQLRVGNTSFQVIGTLIAKGSSVGADYDDAALIPITTSANRLVGKNSPYGIALDYLVAAARDSESVDAAEFQITNLLRLRHKINGEDDFTIRSQKDALQTVGQITGALTIMLAAIAGISLFVGGIGIMNIMLVSVTERTQEIGLRKAIGATEQDILLQFIIEAVIVSAAGGLVGTAVGVSGILLVGALTPLEAALSPTAITMAVGVSGGIGLFFGVVPARRAAKLDPIVALRSA from the coding sequence ATGAATTTTTTAGAAAGCATTCAAATGGCGGGGAAAACCTTGCTGTCAAATAAACTGCGTAGCGCCCTCACTATGTTGGGTATAGTTATTGGCAATGCCTCAGTAATTGCCATGATTGGTATTGGCGAAGGTGGGCAAAGGTACGTTAATAAACAGTTGGAGTCATTAGGGCCAAATGTGCTGTTTGTACTGCCAGGTAATCGAGAAACTCAGCGTATCTCCTTTGAAGTGCCAAAAACTCTGGTGTTACAAGACGCGGAAGCGATCGCCTCTCAAGTCCCAACAGTAGTAGGAGTTGCGCCGGAGTTAAACAGGAGACAGGTAGTTGTGTACCGCAACAGAAACACCGATGTCAACATCATTGGCACAACTCCTAGCTTCCTGTCGGTGCGGGATTTTGAAACTGCTAAAGGCAGATTTTTCTCTGAGGTAGACATTAAGGGAAGTAACCAAGTTGTTGTGCTAGGTGGAGACTTGGCAGAAAAACTATTCGGTAATAGTAACGCCATCGGTCAACAATTGCGAGTTGGAAATACTAGCTTTCAAGTGATTGGGACGTTAATCGCTAAAGGTTCCAGCGTGGGAGCAGATTATGATGATGCTGCTTTAATACCAATCACAACTTCAGCAAACCGACTTGTGGGAAAAAATTCTCCTTATGGTATTGCTTTAGATTATCTCGTTGCTGCCGCTCGTGATTCAGAGAGTGTGGATGCAGCAGAATTTCAAATTACTAATTTACTGCGTCTACGGCACAAAATTAATGGTGAAGATGACTTTACTATCCGTTCTCAAAAGGATGCTTTGCAAACTGTCGGTCAAATCACAGGTGCATTGACAATCATGCTAGCTGCGATCGCCGGGATATCTTTGTTTGTCGGTGGCATTGGGATCATGAATATTATGCTTGTTTCCGTCACCGAACGCACCCAAGAAATCGGATTGAGAAAAGCGATCGGCGCAACTGAGCAAGATATTTTGCTACAGTTCATCATTGAGGCTGTAATAGTTTCCGCAGCTGGCGGTTTAGTTGGGACTGCGGTTGGTGTCAGTGGCATTCTATTAGTGGGAGCCTTGACTCCCTTAGAAGCGGCACTTTCTCCAACAGCGATTACTATGGCAGTTGGTGTCTCTGGTGGTATTGGTTTATTCTTTGGTGTTGTTCCTGCACGTCGCGCTGCTAAACTCGACCCGATTGTGGCTTTGAGAAGTGCTTAG
- a CDS encoding efflux RND transporter periplasmic adaptor subunit yields the protein MATNIEIPVIGKVKYPLRWLMGLIAGGVLVVGTATTYTLINQGTSKEDIAQLTVPVAAKNVTLRITASGKVVPVQSVNISPKNPGVLSQLYVEQGDRIQQGQILARMDSAGIEAQRSQYRANLAQSQAQLAEALAGSRPQEIAQAKARLAQAQAQLTQAKAGNRPQEIAQAQSQVDAAQAKVNYTSGQVKRYQYLYEQGAEKRQLLDQAISEDKSARASLEEAKKRLSLLQVGTRTEEIAQRQAAVNEARAALVLLEDGTRSEEIVQRQAAVAAAEAQLKGVQVQLDETIIRAPLSGIVTQKYANVGAFVTPTTSASTSASATSSSIVAVARGLEILAQVPEADLGRIKPGQQVEIVADAYPDQVFKGNVRLIAPEAVVEQGVTSFQVRVALNTGTDKLRSGLNVDLTFLGDRVNDALVLPTVSIVTEKGQTGVLVPDAKNKPQFREVTVGAQIQNETQILGGVKEGDRVFVNPPKDYKIEKAKEQNNS from the coding sequence ATGGCTACGAACATAGAAATTCCTGTTATTGGCAAAGTTAAATATCCATTACGCTGGCTGATGGGGCTGATAGCAGGGGGTGTCTTGGTTGTTGGTACAGCCACAACCTATACCCTGATAAATCAGGGGACAAGTAAAGAAGACATTGCTCAATTGACTGTGCCAGTAGCAGCGAAAAACGTCACCTTGCGGATTACAGCTAGTGGCAAAGTCGTGCCAGTTCAGAGCGTAAATATTAGTCCCAAGAATCCCGGAGTGCTGTCGCAATTATATGTGGAACAAGGCGATCGCATTCAACAAGGGCAAATTCTCGCCCGTATGGATAGCGCAGGTATTGAGGCTCAAAGAAGCCAGTACCGTGCTAACTTAGCTCAAAGTCAAGCACAATTAGCCGAAGCCCTTGCCGGTAGTCGTCCTCAAGAAATTGCTCAAGCTAAAGCGCGATTAGCACAAGCCCAAGCCCAGCTAACCCAAGCTAAGGCTGGTAATCGTCCCCAAGAGATTGCTCAAGCTCAATCCCAAGTGGATGCGGCTCAAGCAAAGGTGAATTACACCAGTGGACAGGTAAAGCGTTATCAATACCTATACGAACAGGGAGCAGAGAAAAGACAATTACTCGATCAAGCCATCAGCGAAGACAAAAGTGCTAGAGCCAGTTTAGAAGAAGCTAAAAAACGATTGTCGTTACTCCAAGTTGGTACTCGGACTGAAGAAATCGCCCAACGTCAAGCAGCAGTTAATGAAGCACGGGCAGCATTAGTACTGTTAGAAGATGGGACTCGTTCTGAAGAAATTGTCCAGCGTCAAGCAGCTGTTGCTGCGGCTGAGGCTCAATTGAAAGGTGTGCAAGTGCAGTTAGATGAGACTATTATTCGCGCTCCTCTTTCGGGAATTGTCACCCAAAAGTATGCTAACGTGGGTGCTTTTGTAACACCCACAACCTCTGCTTCTACTAGTGCGTCGGCAACTTCCAGTTCAATTGTCGCTGTAGCACGCGGGTTAGAAATATTAGCTCAAGTTCCCGAAGCTGATCTTGGCAGAATTAAACCGGGACAGCAGGTGGAAATTGTCGCTGATGCTTATCCCGATCAAGTTTTTAAAGGTAATGTGCGCCTAATTGCTCCAGAAGCTGTAGTGGAACAAGGTGTGACATCCTTCCAGGTGCGGGTTGCTCTGAATACTGGTACAGATAAACTGCGTTCTGGCTTAAATGTGGATCTTACCTTTCTTGGCGATCGCGTCAATGATGCTTTAGTTTTGCCAACGGTGTCAATCGTCACTGAAAAGGGTCAAACTGGCGTACTTGTACCAGATGCAAAGAATAAACCCCAGTTCCGCGAAGTTACAGTTGGGGCACAAATCCAAAACGAAACTCAGATTTTAGGGGGAGTTAAAGAAGGCGATCGCGTTTTTGTTAATCCACCTAAAGACTACAAAATTGAGAAGGCGAAAGAACAGAATAATTCGTAA
- a CDS encoding Uma2 family endonuclease — protein sequence MTQANLSQTLAVNIPPTLTLTVTHEQFVQLALANRDLQLERTATGELIVMPPTGSDTGKRNFDIAGQLWLWNRQTKLGVAFDSSTGFYLPNGSDRSPDAAWIRQERWDALTLEQQEIFAPICPDFVLELRSKNDSIEKLRAKMREYIENGACLGWLIDRKNQKVEIYRQSLDVEVLNKPANLSGEDILPGFVLDLTEVWS from the coding sequence ATGACACAAGCCAACTTATCTCAAACTTTAGCCGTCAATATTCCACCCACACTCACACTCACAGTCACCCACGAGCAGTTTGTTCAGTTAGCACTGGCTAACCGAGATTTACAATTAGAACGAACTGCTACAGGAGAGTTGATTGTTATGCCACCAACCGGCAGTGATACAGGCAAGCGAAACTTTGACATTGCCGGACAACTCTGGTTATGGAACCGTCAAACAAAATTAGGTGTAGCTTTTGACTCATCTACTGGTTTTTATCTGCCTAATGGAAGCGATCGCTCTCCTGATGCTGCTTGGATACGTCAAGAAAGATGGGATGCTCTCACTCTAGAACAGCAAGAAATTTTTGCTCCAATTTGCCCTGATTTCGTGCTGGAACTACGTTCTAAAAATGACTCCATAGAAAAGTTACGCGCCAAGATGAGAGAATATATAGAAAATGGCGCTTGCTTAGGTTGGTTAATTGACCGGAAAAATCAAAAGGTGGAAATTTATCGCCAAAGTCTGGATGTAGAAGTTCTGAATAAACCTGCAAATCTGTCAGGGGAAGATATTTTACCTGGGTTTGTGTTGGATTTAACCGAAGTATGGAGTTAA
- a CDS encoding ABC transporter ATP-binding protein — protein sequence MANTITITDSLVPNAVPKPAIIRLENIFKIYGSGETEVRALNDVNLIVEQGEYCAIMGPSGSGKSTAMNIIGCLDRPTGGHYYLDNLDVAQMDDRSLAHIRNKKLGFVFQQFHLLPQLTALENVMLPMVYASVNPKERSDRATEALTRVGLANRLNNKPTQLSGGQQQRVAIARAIVNRPVLLLADEPTGALDSRTTQEVLDIFSELNASGITVVMVTHEPEVARQTQRIVWFRDGKVVHSNLTPSDLSSVAMS from the coding sequence ATGGCAAACACTATTACAATTACCGATTCCCTGGTTCCTAATGCTGTACCGAAACCAGCAATCATTCGACTAGAAAACATTTTCAAGATTTATGGTAGTGGTGAAACAGAAGTACGAGCGCTGAATGATGTCAACCTAATCGTGGAACAGGGCGAATATTGTGCAATCATGGGGCCTTCTGGTTCTGGTAAATCCACAGCCATGAATATTATCGGTTGTCTCGACCGTCCCACAGGCGGACATTATTACTTAGATAACCTCGATGTAGCTCAAATGGACGATCGCTCATTAGCACACATCCGTAATAAAAAGCTGGGGTTTGTGTTTCAACAATTCCATCTATTGCCGCAACTAACAGCGCTAGAAAACGTGATGTTGCCAATGGTATATGCTAGTGTGAACCCAAAAGAAAGAAGCGATCGCGCAACAGAAGCTCTGACGCGAGTGGGTTTAGCAAACCGCCTCAACAACAAACCAACTCAACTATCTGGTGGACAACAACAACGAGTAGCGATCGCGCGTGCGATCGTTAATCGTCCCGTGTTACTCTTAGCCGATGAACCCACAGGCGCACTTGATTCGCGCACAACCCAAGAAGTCTTAGATATTTTTAGCGAACTCAATGCTAGTGGAATTACCGTTGTCATGGTAACTCATGAACCAGAAGTTGCTCGTCAAACCCAGCGCATCGTTTGGTTCCGTGATGGTAAAGTAGTACACTCCAATCTCACACCATCTGACTTGAGTAGCGTTGCTATGTCATAA
- a CDS encoding orange carotenoid protein N-terminal domain-containing protein yields the protein MTASYDKTISQAQGNESQNLVDAFNNLDTDAKLAWFYLVYKKMGNSITPAAPAAAEPELAPLLLGDYFELSDEQQLDIMRDIVNRKDTEYSRAYGAIKENNQLLVWYAWAVAMGDKVVDLPASYEPTKAINDLVSQIEGLDFDEQISVFRTIAGEVGYTDVKPIETQAETGKTSSL from the coding sequence ATGACTGCAAGTTACGATAAAACTATTTCTCAAGCCCAGGGCAACGAATCTCAAAATTTGGTAGATGCCTTTAACAATTTAGATACCGATGCAAAATTAGCCTGGTTCTATTTAGTTTATAAAAAAATGGGTAATTCTATCACACCAGCTGCTCCTGCTGCGGCCGAACCTGAGTTAGCGCCACTTCTGCTAGGAGATTATTTTGAGTTATCAGATGAGCAGCAACTAGATATTATGCGGGATATAGTTAACCGCAAAGATACAGAATATTCCCGTGCTTATGGAGCGATAAAAGAAAACAACCAGCTGTTAGTTTGGTATGCTTGGGCAGTAGCTATGGGAGATAAGGTGGTTGACTTACCAGCTAGCTATGAACCAACTAAGGCAATTAATGATCTGGTTTCCCAGATTGAAGGATTAGATTTTGACGAGCAAATTTCGGTGTTTCGGACAATAGCTGGTGAAGTGGGTTACACCGATGTCAAGCCTATTGAGACGCAAGCAGAAACTGGAAAAACGTCTAGTTTATAA
- a CDS encoding HAD-IA family hydrolase has protein sequence MTPKVIIFDFDGTIADTVDALVSIANRLAVDFGYRHISPEQLSFLKNLTSREIIKYSGVSLFKIPFLVKKVKGELKNKIPELKPIPGIKEALIELQNEGYKLGIITSNSKENVTQFLTINDLNHLFDFIYSGITIFGKTTIINNVLRQNQLQPQEVIYVGDETRDIEASKKANIQVIAVTWGFNSPEVLAKQNPDYLIQRPSELLEVMNGR, from the coding sequence ATGACCCCGAAAGTAATTATTTTTGATTTTGATGGCACTATTGCTGATACAGTAGATGCCCTTGTAAGTATTGCCAATCGTCTAGCTGTAGACTTTGGTTATAGACACATAAGCCCAGAGCAATTATCCTTCCTTAAAAACTTAACATCTAGGGAAATTATTAAATACTCAGGAGTTTCTCTATTTAAGATACCTTTTTTAGTTAAAAAAGTTAAAGGAGAATTAAAAAACAAAATCCCAGAATTAAAGCCAATTCCGGGAATTAAAGAAGCATTAATCGAACTGCAAAATGAAGGATATAAACTGGGAATTATCACTTCTAATTCTAAAGAGAATGTGACGCAATTTCTGACAATCAATGATTTAAATCACCTATTTGATTTTATCTACTCAGGAATTACGATTTTTGGTAAAACAACCATAATCAATAATGTATTAAGGCAAAATCAACTCCAACCTCAAGAAGTTATTTATGTTGGAGATGAAACCAGAGATATCGAAGCATCAAAGAAAGCAAATATCCAAGTGATTGCAGTAACTTGGGGCTTTAATTCACCGGAAGTACTAGCCAAGCAAAATCCAGATTATTTAATTCAGCGGCCTAGCGAACTACTAGAAGTGATGAATGGTCGTTAA
- the queG gene encoding tRNA epoxyqueuosine(34) reductase QueG — translation MNQYSVTSSNVVKEKAGELGFHKVGIAAVDRVDSTEAQRLQAWIKLGYHADMEWMANPKRQDIRLVMPEARSLVCVALNYYTPHQRPEGEEYAKISRYGWGRDYHKVMHKKLKQLAIWLESLGEGVLARYYADTGPVQDKVLAQLAGIGWIAKNGNVITREYGSWVFLGEVLTNLELESDRPHTEHCGSCTRCLQACPTGAITQPFVVDANRCIAYHTIENRAEELPETVTPHLQGWVAGCDICQDVCPWNQRFANTTDIEEFQPYPGNIAPKLLELAQISDQEWDKRFPASALRRIKPEMLRRNALANLDASRRNNDPESNYF, via the coding sequence ATGAATCAGTATTCCGTAACAAGCAGCAATGTAGTGAAAGAGAAAGCTGGCGAGTTGGGCTTTCACAAAGTTGGAATTGCTGCTGTAGATAGGGTAGATAGCACAGAAGCGCAGAGGTTACAAGCATGGATTAAACTGGGTTATCACGCCGATATGGAATGGATGGCTAACCCAAAACGCCAGGATATTCGCTTAGTTATGCCAGAAGCGCGATCGCTAGTATGTGTGGCGCTAAATTACTACACGCCACATCAACGTCCTGAAGGCGAGGAATACGCCAAGATTTCTCGTTATGGCTGGGGAAGAGATTATCACAAGGTAATGCATAAAAAACTTAAGCAGCTAGCCATCTGGCTAGAATCACTTGGTGAAGGTGTATTAGCTCGTTATTATGCAGACACTGGCCCGGTGCAAGATAAAGTGTTGGCTCAACTTGCCGGAATTGGTTGGATTGCCAAAAATGGTAATGTGATTACACGGGAATATGGCTCTTGGGTATTTTTGGGAGAAGTGTTGACCAATTTAGAATTAGAGAGCGATCGCCCGCATACAGAACACTGTGGTAGCTGTACTCGTTGTCTTCAGGCTTGTCCTACGGGTGCAATTACTCAGCCTTTTGTCGTGGATGCTAATCGCTGCATTGCTTATCATACGATTGAAAATCGGGCAGAGGAATTACCTGAGACAGTGACACCTCATTTGCAAGGCTGGGTTGCTGGTTGTGATATTTGCCAAGATGTTTGTCCTTGGAATCAACGTTTTGCCAACACAACTGATATTGAAGAGTTTCAGCCTTATCCTGGGAATATTGCTCCCAAACTGCTAGAATTAGCCCAAATCTCAGATCAGGAGTGGGATAAACGATTTCCAGCATCTGCCTTGCGGCGGATTAAGCCAGAAATGTTACGACGCAACGCCCTAGCTAATCTTGACGCATCCAGGCGAAATAATGACCCCGAAAGTAATTATTTTTGA
- a CDS encoding ketosteroid isomerase family protein translates to MTSAEQLKEEFQIEGITETSVLRYFETLNAGEFEATAALFAEDGVMRPPFESDIVGTHAIAAYLKQECQNIKAYPNTGIAEASENATIQVQVTGKAQTSWCSVNVLWLFILNQQRQISYTKIKLLASPQELLSLRREN, encoded by the coding sequence GTGACCTCTGCTGAACAGTTGAAAGAAGAATTCCAGATTGAGGGAATTACAGAAACAAGTGTACTGCGTTATTTTGAAACCTTAAATGCAGGAGAATTTGAGGCAACTGCTGCCTTATTTGCGGAAGATGGTGTGATGCGTCCACCATTTGAATCTGATATTGTGGGAACACATGCGATCGCAGCCTACTTAAAACAAGAATGCCAAAACATTAAAGCTTATCCCAACACGGGAATAGCTGAGGCTTCAGAAAACGCTACGATTCAAGTCCAAGTAACAGGCAAAGCACAAACTTCGTGGTGTAGTGTGAATGTCTTGTGGTTATTCATCCTCAACCAACAACGGCAAATTTCATATACTAAAATCAAACTTTTAGCATCTCCTCAAGAGTTACTTTCTTTACGTCGTGAAAACTAG
- a CDS encoding ATP-binding protein, with protein MKSELHVPSDLSFLNIVETWLLGCLKIQLGESVDWSRQSSRLRLALVEAYSNAVRHAHKDKPNLPILLRLEVKNRDLALEVWDYGEGFDMSDYYAPNPMEKQEGGYGWLIMNRLIDKVDYQLQIDGANCLKLEATLPELVK; from the coding sequence ATGAAAAGTGAGCTTCATGTACCAAGTGACTTAAGTTTTCTTAATATTGTCGAAACCTGGCTGCTGGGATGTTTGAAAATCCAGCTAGGAGAATCTGTAGACTGGTCAAGGCAATCAAGCCGTTTAAGGCTGGCTTTAGTAGAAGCCTACTCAAATGCAGTCCGTCATGCCCACAAGGACAAACCAAATTTACCGATTTTACTGCGTTTGGAAGTTAAAAACCGAGACCTTGCCCTCGAAGTTTGGGACTACGGCGAAGGCTTTGATATGTCTGACTACTATGCTCCAAACCCGATGGAAAAACAAGAGGGTGGTTATGGTTGGCTAATTATGAATCGTCTCATCGATAAAGTAGACTACCAGTTGCAGATTGATGGTGCCAACTGCCTAAAGTTAGAAGCTACTTTACCCGAATTAGTCAAATAG
- a CDS encoding SpoIIE family protein phosphatase produces MAEIGVEKLKLMVVDDEPDNLDLLYRTFRRDFQVYKANHAFGAMEILDQFGEMAVIISDQRMPEMNGTEFFSRTVERFPDTIRILLTGFTDVEDLVDAINSGQVFKYITKPWNPERLRALVEQATDTYRLVKKRTQELGRALQRESLFNAVTTAIRESLDYDSMLQKIVATIGQTFEASSCLLRPVESDRLTRDEFSYRDPKSDVSDCFFDPSVLIEKVLETRHYQLAQDVYEGNPSHHLVVPLSYQQHLLAVLVLHQWGRDRPWQDEDIQLIAGVAEQAALALSQAKLYQRLQEKQQQIHNELEVARQIQYNLLRQTLPDIKGVKVQACCYPAREVGGDFFEVFVHPKGDLWLAVGDVSGKGVPAALFMASVISVLRRELSQEAPAEPNVVMQNLNHALSEDLISNNYFITLVLACYTPSTKELVYTNAGHIYPLLWSRQGALTDNPNYLKVRSVPLGILPKWQAQSGRLVLDAGDTLLLASDGITEATVSNNFAFSGKTESGVDAVNRSMLNQDGLWQLLQQEEQPLSLNHLLARIQADNNVQEDDQTILSLEIL; encoded by the coding sequence ATGGCTGAAATCGGGGTGGAAAAACTTAAGCTCATGGTGGTAGATGATGAGCCAGATAACTTAGATTTACTCTACCGCACTTTTAGGCGAGATTTTCAAGTATATAAAGCCAATCATGCCTTTGGTGCTATGGAAATCTTGGATCAGTTTGGTGAAATGGCGGTGATTATTTCTGACCAAAGAATGCCAGAAATGAATGGCACCGAATTTTTTAGTCGCACCGTAGAGCGCTTTCCAGACACGATTCGGATTTTGTTAACTGGTTTTACTGATGTCGAAGATTTGGTGGATGCGATTAACTCGGGTCAGGTATTCAAGTACATTACCAAACCCTGGAATCCTGAACGGCTCAGAGCCTTAGTTGAGCAAGCCACTGATACATATCGTCTAGTTAAGAAGCGCACGCAAGAGTTGGGTCGGGCCCTACAGCGAGAATCTTTGTTTAATGCTGTAACAACCGCAATTCGAGAGTCTCTAGACTACGACAGTATGCTGCAAAAAATTGTAGCAACTATTGGACAAACATTTGAAGCTAGTAGTTGCTTGCTCAGACCAGTAGAGAGCGATCGCCTCACACGAGACGAGTTCTCATACCGCGATCCGAAATCAGATGTATCAGATTGCTTCTTCGACCCCAGTGTTTTAATTGAGAAAGTGCTGGAAACCCGTCATTATCAACTTGCTCAAGATGTATATGAGGGTAATCCTTCTCATCATCTGGTAGTGCCACTTAGCTATCAGCAGCATTTATTGGCTGTGCTAGTTCTTCACCAATGGGGACGCGATCGCCCTTGGCAAGACGAAGACATCCAACTGATTGCAGGTGTTGCCGAACAAGCAGCCTTAGCCCTCTCTCAAGCAAAACTCTACCAACGCCTCCAAGAAAAACAACAGCAGATTCATAATGAGTTGGAGGTAGCTCGCCAAATTCAATACAACTTGCTACGCCAAACTTTACCTGACATTAAAGGTGTGAAGGTGCAAGCCTGCTGTTACCCAGCGCGGGAAGTAGGAGGCGATTTTTTTGAAGTGTTTGTCCATCCCAAAGGCGATTTGTGGTTGGCAGTGGGTGATGTCTCTGGAAAGGGTGTCCCAGCTGCTTTATTTATGGCTAGTGTTATTTCAGTATTGCGCCGAGAATTATCTCAAGAAGCACCAGCCGAGCCAAATGTGGTCATGCAGAACCTCAACCACGCTCTCAGTGAAGACTTAATTAGCAACAATTATTTCATCACTCTTGTGCTAGCCTGTTATACCCCTAGCACTAAGGAACTCGTCTACACTAATGCTGGTCATATTTATCCACTGTTATGGTCACGGCAAGGTGCTTTAACCGACAATCCCAATTACCTGAAAGTTCGCAGCGTTCCTTTGGGGATCTTGCCTAAGTGGCAGGCACAGTCTGGTCGCTTGGTTCTCGATGCTGGAGACACATTGTTACTGGCCAGCGATGGAATTACAGAAGCTACGGTATCAAATAATTTTGCTTTCTCAGGAAAAACCGAGTCTGGGGTTGACGCAGTTAACCGTTCTATGCTGAATCAAGATGGTCTTTGGCAACTCTTGCAACAAGAGGAACAACCGCTTTCTCTTAACCATTTACTAGCTCGCATCCAGGCAGACAACAACGTTCAAGAAGATGATCAAACTATACTTTCACTGGAGATTTTATAA